The following coding sequences lie in one Halogeometricum rufum genomic window:
- the aglM gene encoding UDP-glucose 6-dehydrogenase AglM encodes MKLSIIGSGYVGTTIAACFADLGHDVVNVDIDEDVVATLNAGQSPIHEPGLDELVERHAGDRLRATTDYDAVLDTDATFLALSTPSDDDGHIDLSVMEAATKSLGATLAEKDGSHLVVTKSTVIPTTTEEVIAPLLEEHSGKTEGEGFDVGMNPEFLREGSAVDDFLDPDKVVLGSRTDRGAETLREIFDPLLERAPEAALVETGIREAEMIKYANNAFLAAKISLANDLANVCKEYGVDSYEVLDAIGLDSRIGAEFLAAGVGWGGSCFPKDVAAIVAAARDAGYDPAMLEAAVEVNDRQPVRMLDILRERVDPDGARVAVLGLAFKPGTDDVRNSRAIPLVDALRDAGADVVGYDPVATANFREKFPDIDYADSAADALAGADAALVVTDWDEFAALDDEFDAMADPVVVDGRRIVTRRDGIVYESLV; translated from the coding sequence ATGAAGCTCAGCATCATCGGGAGTGGGTACGTCGGCACGACCATCGCCGCGTGCTTCGCCGACCTGGGCCACGACGTGGTCAACGTCGACATCGACGAGGACGTCGTCGCGACGCTGAACGCCGGGCAGTCGCCCATCCACGAACCCGGTCTGGACGAACTCGTCGAACGGCACGCCGGGGACCGACTCCGCGCGACCACCGACTACGACGCCGTCCTCGACACGGACGCGACGTTTCTCGCCCTCTCGACGCCCTCCGACGACGACGGCCACATCGACCTCTCGGTGATGGAGGCGGCCACGAAGTCGCTGGGCGCGACGCTCGCGGAGAAGGACGGCTCCCACCTCGTCGTCACCAAGAGCACGGTGATTCCGACGACGACCGAGGAGGTCATCGCGCCCCTCCTCGAGGAGCACTCCGGCAAGACCGAAGGCGAAGGGTTCGACGTGGGGATGAATCCCGAGTTCCTGCGGGAGGGCAGCGCCGTCGACGACTTCCTCGACCCCGACAAGGTGGTCCTCGGTTCCCGGACCGACCGGGGGGCCGAGACGCTCCGAGAGATATTCGACCCCCTCCTCGAACGCGCGCCCGAGGCCGCACTCGTGGAGACGGGCATCCGCGAGGCGGAGATGATAAAGTACGCGAACAACGCCTTCCTCGCGGCGAAGATTTCGCTCGCCAACGACCTCGCCAACGTCTGCAAGGAGTACGGCGTCGACTCCTACGAGGTGCTCGACGCCATCGGTCTCGACTCCCGCATCGGCGCGGAGTTCCTCGCCGCGGGCGTCGGGTGGGGCGGCAGTTGCTTCCCGAAGGACGTGGCGGCCATCGTCGCCGCCGCCCGCGACGCGGGCTACGACCCGGCGATGCTCGAAGCCGCCGTCGAGGTGAACGACCGCCAGCCCGTCCGCATGCTCGACATCCTCCGCGAACGCGTCGACCCCGACGGCGCGCGCGTCGCCGTCCTCGGACTGGCGTTCAAACCCGGGACCGACGACGTGCGCAACTCGCGCGCCATCCCCCTCGTCGACGCCCTCCGCGACGCCGGGGCCGACGTCGTCGGCTACGACCCCGTCGCGACGGCGAACTTCCGCGAGAAGTTCCCCGACATCGACTACGCCGACTCGGCGGCCGACGCCCTCGCCGGCGCGGACGCCGCCCTCGTCGTCACCGACTGGGACGAGTTCGCCGCCCTCGACGACGAGTTCGACGCGATGGCCGACCCCGTCGTCGTCGACGGCCGCCGCATCGTCACGCGCCGCGACGGCATCGTCTACGAGTCGCTCGTCTGA
- a CDS encoding DUF368 domain-containing protein, with translation MSKPSDDARGQLTASWVVVFLKGICMGAADAVPGVSGGTIALVTGIYERLIAAVTAVSPGRIVDVLRGVTPGGRAEAVAALKEMDVGFLVALGGGIAVAVVSITRVVHVGITSYPVPTFGFFFGLIAASAWVLFSEVEVDTPSRIVAAVAGFAFAFVVSGQAAASFGTGLPVTVLAGAIAVSAMILPGISGSLLLILLGQYEHMTGALKSFVDGVLGLVVGGSFAPVAENGVVVVAFMLGAVVGLLTVAHAVRWALEHYREPTLAFLVALIVGALRAPIAKTGEQLAELGRVWTTEAYGVFAATAVVGAVVVLLVDRYAGLAEIDDERIEEETGDEAATSGGLD, from the coding sequence ATGTCGAAGCCCTCGGACGACGCTCGCGGGCAACTCACCGCCTCGTGGGTCGTCGTCTTCCTCAAAGGCATCTGTATGGGCGCCGCCGACGCCGTCCCCGGCGTCTCCGGCGGCACCATCGCCTTGGTGACCGGAATCTACGAACGACTCATCGCGGCCGTCACGGCCGTCTCCCCCGGTCGAATCGTGGACGTGCTTCGCGGCGTCACCCCCGGCGGCCGCGCGGAGGCCGTCGCGGCCCTGAAGGAGATGGACGTCGGGTTCCTCGTCGCCCTCGGCGGCGGTATCGCCGTCGCCGTCGTCAGCATCACCCGCGTCGTCCACGTCGGCATCACCTCCTATCCGGTGCCGACGTTCGGCTTCTTCTTCGGCCTCATCGCCGCCTCCGCGTGGGTGCTGTTCTCGGAAGTCGAAGTCGACACGCCGTCCCGAATCGTCGCCGCCGTCGCCGGCTTCGCCTTCGCGTTCGTCGTCTCCGGGCAGGCCGCCGCGTCGTTCGGGACGGGTCTCCCCGTCACCGTCCTCGCCGGCGCTATCGCCGTCAGCGCGATGATTCTCCCCGGCATCTCGGGGTCGCTGTTGCTCATCCTCCTCGGGCAGTACGAACACATGACCGGCGCGCTGAAGTCGTTCGTCGACGGCGTCCTCGGACTGGTCGTCGGCGGGTCGTTCGCGCCCGTCGCGGAGAACGGCGTCGTCGTCGTCGCGTTCATGCTCGGCGCCGTCGTCGGTCTGCTCACTGTCGCGCACGCCGTCCGCTGGGCGCTGGAGCACTACCGCGAACCGACGCTGGCGTTCCTCGTCGCACTCATCGTCGGCGCGCTCCGCGCGCCCATCGCCAAGACGGGCGAGCAACTGGCGGAACTCGGCCGCGTCTGGACGACGGAGGCGTACGGCGTCTTCGCCGCGACGGCCGTCGTCGGCGCAGTCGTCGTCCTCCTCGTGGACCGCTACGCGGGACTCGCGGAGATAGACGACGAACGGATCGAGGAGGAGACGGGCGACGAGGCGGCGACGAGCGGCGGCCTCGACTGA
- a CDS encoding rubrerythrin-like domain-containing protein, with amino-acid sequence MVMNHAEVDPYRTTEGYYECRDCGARVSGTSVTTCEECGSDAVFNLSVPRE; translated from the coding sequence ATGGTCATGAACCACGCGGAAGTGGACCCCTATCGGACGACCGAGGGTTACTACGAGTGTCGCGACTGCGGGGCGCGCGTCTCCGGCACGTCGGTGACGACGTGCGAGGAGTGCGGGAGCGACGCCGTCTTCAACCTCTCGGTTCCGCGGGAGTAA
- a CDS encoding class I SAM-dependent methyltransferase translates to MGFHTFDVDRAEQLDDEGRYRFCSREELLSRLGPHADAVVADLGSGTGFYTDDVAPHVGTCYAVDVQSEMHEFYREKGAPDSVEFVTADVSSLPFEDDELDAAFSTMVYHEYATEAAFDELARVVRPGGRVVTVDWSKTGTGEDGPPTDERFGLGDAVSAFETHGFDVTEATNRRETFVCVARKR, encoded by the coding sequence ATGGGCTTTCACACGTTCGACGTGGACCGCGCGGAGCAACTCGACGACGAGGGGCGCTACCGGTTCTGCTCGCGCGAGGAACTGCTCTCGCGTCTGGGCCCGCACGCGGACGCCGTCGTCGCCGACCTGGGAAGCGGGACGGGGTTCTACACCGACGACGTGGCGCCGCACGTGGGGACGTGCTACGCCGTGGACGTGCAGTCGGAGATGCACGAGTTCTACCGCGAGAAGGGCGCGCCCGACAGCGTGGAGTTCGTCACCGCCGACGTGTCGTCGCTGCCGTTCGAGGACGACGAACTCGACGCCGCGTTCTCGACGATGGTATACCACGAGTACGCCACCGAGGCGGCGTTCGACGAACTCGCCCGCGTGGTTCGACCCGGCGGCCGCGTCGTCACCGTCGACTGGTCGAAGACCGGGACGGGGGAAGACGGCCCGCCGACGGACGAACGGTTCGGTCTGGGCGACGCCGTCTCCGCGTTCGAGACCCACGGGTTCGACGTGACCGAGGCGACGAACCGCAGAGAGACGTTCGTCTGCGTCGCGCGGAAAAGATAG
- a CDS encoding HEWD family protein, whose amino-acid sequence MTEPKLRTPTRRTCERCGRVERWDAVQTTWRVAEDDGDRQVGSPYCIHEWDINGTFAPFEDEGAEA is encoded by the coding sequence ATGACGGAACCGAAACTCCGCACGCCGACGAGACGGACCTGCGAGCGGTGCGGTCGCGTGGAACGGTGGGACGCGGTGCAGACGACGTGGCGCGTGGCCGAGGACGACGGCGACCGGCAGGTCGGCAGTCCCTACTGCATCCACGAGTGGGATATCAACGGCACGTTCGCACCGTTCGAAGACGAGGGCGCGGAGGCCTGA
- the cutA gene encoding divalent-cation tolerance protein CutA has protein sequence MPTVYVTAPPDAADELARTLVADRLAACVNRVDCDSVYRWEGEVHEEREVILLAKTTDDRYDALRDRIEAEHPHDVPCIERFDEADVLPAYASWVEDETTPGRD, from the coding sequence GTGCCCACCGTCTACGTCACCGCGCCGCCGGACGCCGCCGACGAACTCGCCCGAACGCTCGTCGCGGACCGACTCGCCGCCTGCGTCAACCGCGTCGACTGCGACTCGGTGTACCGCTGGGAGGGCGAGGTGCACGAGGAACGCGAGGTGATCCTCCTCGCGAAGACGACCGACGACCGGTACGACGCCCTCCGCGACCGAATCGAGGCGGAACACCCGCACGACGTGCCCTGCATCGAACGGTTCGACGAGGCCGACGTGCTGCCGGCGTACGCGTCGTGGGTCGAAGACGAGACGACGCCGGGTCGAGACTGA
- a CDS encoding HAD-IIB family hydrolase produces MDSDAPPLVLDIDGTLTDDPGALDPRAFDVLPEWPAPVVLATGKAFPYPVSLCHYLGIDKNVVAENGGVVLADETVTYTGDRERAQAVADEFVARGGDLGWGAFDETNYWRETEIAVNRSADEELLREVATEFEMEVIDTGYAYHVKTPGVEKGVGFERLCETLSMDPTEFVAVGDSVNDASTFGVVGRSFAVANADEAATAAADEVLTESYMDGTLSVLERLRE; encoded by the coding sequence ATGGACTCCGACGCTCCGCCCCTCGTCCTCGACATCGACGGGACGCTCACCGACGACCCCGGCGCACTCGACCCGCGCGCGTTCGACGTCCTCCCCGAGTGGCCCGCGCCCGTCGTCCTCGCGACGGGGAAGGCGTTCCCGTACCCCGTCAGTCTCTGTCACTACCTCGGCATCGACAAGAACGTCGTCGCCGAGAACGGCGGCGTCGTCCTCGCCGACGAGACGGTGACGTACACCGGTGACAGAGAGCGCGCACAGGCCGTCGCCGACGAGTTCGTCGCTCGCGGTGGCGACTTGGGCTGGGGGGCGTTCGACGAGACCAACTACTGGCGGGAGACCGAGATAGCGGTGAACCGCTCGGCCGACGAGGAACTGCTCCGCGAGGTGGCCACCGAGTTCGAGATGGAGGTCATCGACACGGGGTACGCCTACCACGTGAAGACGCCCGGCGTCGAGAAGGGCGTCGGCTTCGAGCGCCTCTGCGAGACGCTGTCGATGGACCCGACCGAGTTCGTCGCCGTCGGCGACAGCGTGAACGACGCCTCGACGTTCGGCGTCGTCGGCCGGTCGTTCGCCGTCGCCAACGCCGACGAGGCGGCGACGGCCGCGGCCGACGAGGTGCTGACCGAGTCGTACATGGACGGCACGCTGTCGGTGCTGGAACGCCTCCGGGAGTAG
- a CDS encoding Cdc6/Cdc18 family protein, with the protein MRLTDRIDRRRRRGDGTRRLVRNLSALDPTSHLAEPVGRGATLERLLDRLDPAFDGRLPDNLCVVGPKGAGKSAVVTALFDHLDATTPSRGGTIGTTTRAAAPPTVEFAAVDARAADSEFALLRAVLAEVAAADVPEQGVGTATLRDRLRAELDRSRRLVVAVDHVGESRTVPLDTLDSAFESVAGSLSYVAVGREFPDASVETVEVPRYDRHALADVLTARASDGLARDAVDHETVSRVATWADGDAHDGLAALFGASVAAAGEDATHVDAEYVAAGREAVPRGGCSLARVLALPASRRRVLAVLASLDPADRPSVTAAADAVAADPSVDLSAATVKRVLYELAEDGVLRRVETGRDDDGPGRPPTRPEANFSTVVFERLGGDGANRLGR; encoded by the coding sequence ATGAGACTCACCGACCGAATCGACAGGCGACGGCGACGCGGTGACGGAACGCGCCGCCTCGTTCGCAACCTCTCCGCACTGGACCCCACGTCCCACCTCGCGGAACCGGTGGGTCGCGGGGCGACGCTCGAACGCCTGCTCGACCGACTCGACCCGGCCTTCGACGGCCGTCTGCCCGATAACCTCTGCGTCGTCGGGCCGAAGGGGGCGGGCAAGTCGGCCGTCGTCACCGCACTGTTCGACCACCTCGACGCGACGACGCCGTCCCGCGGGGGGACCATCGGGACGACGACGCGCGCGGCGGCCCCGCCGACCGTCGAGTTCGCCGCCGTCGACGCGCGCGCGGCCGACTCCGAGTTCGCCCTCCTGCGCGCCGTCCTCGCCGAAGTCGCCGCCGCCGACGTGCCCGAACAGGGTGTCGGTACCGCCACCCTCCGTGACCGACTCCGCGCCGAACTCGACCGGTCGCGCCGCCTCGTCGTCGCCGTCGACCACGTCGGCGAGTCGCGGACGGTGCCGCTCGACACGCTCGACTCGGCGTTCGAGTCGGTGGCGGGGTCGCTCTCCTACGTCGCCGTCGGCCGCGAGTTTCCCGACGCCTCGGTGGAGACGGTCGAGGTGCCGCGTTACGACCGACACGCGTTGGCCGACGTGCTGACCGCCCGCGCGTCCGACGGCCTCGCCCGCGACGCCGTCGACCACGAGACGGTGAGCCGGGTGGCCACGTGGGCCGACGGCGACGCGCACGACGGCCTCGCGGCCCTGTTCGGCGCGTCCGTCGCCGCCGCGGGGGAGGACGCGACGCACGTCGACGCCGAGTACGTCGCGGCGGGGCGCGAGGCGGTCCCTCGGGGCGGGTGTTCGCTCGCCCGCGTCCTCGCCCTCCCGGCGAGTCGCCGCCGCGTCCTCGCCGTCCTCGCGTCGCTGGACCCCGCCGACCGGCCGTCCGTCACCGCCGCCGCCGACGCCGTCGCCGCGGACCCCTCGGTGGACCTCTCGGCGGCGACGGTGAAGCGCGTCCTCTACGAACTCGCCGAAGACGGCGTCCTCCGGCGCGTCGAGACGGGACGCGACGACGACGGCCCCGGCCGACCGCCGACGCGGCCCGAGGCGAACTTCTCGACGGTGGTCTTCGAGCGACTCGGCGGCGACGGAGCGAATCGCCTCGGGCGGTGA